From the genome of Ananas comosus cultivar F153 linkage group 18, ASM154086v1, whole genome shotgun sequence, one region includes:
- the LOC109723748 gene encoding uncharacterized protein At5g19025-like: protein MSSSSSSSRILPPKRPQNPNPNPNSIPSCVCNHTPSAPLDLLILLLVLSSLAFLLASSLAHIARALSPFLSPLAAAARAAPLPHLAAASALLLLLPAAAAAALACAGAGACRRRRRCRNPRCLGLKKALEFDVQLQTEESLRSGGGGGGGGGGGDSASAAVWREIDALPWKGGQGGSNPDYECLRAELRKVAPPNGRAVLLFRARCGCPVTKLEAWGTKRGRRRKKGMSNLALEGGER, encoded by the coding sequence AtgtcctcctcgtcctcctcctcccgcATCCTCCCGCCCAAGCGTCCCcagaaccctaaccctaaccctaattctaTCCCCAGCTGCGTCTGCAACCACACCCCCTCCGCCCCCCTCgacctcctcatcctcctcctcgtcctctcctccctcgccttCCTCCTCGCCTCCTCCCTCGCCCACATCGCCCGCGCCCTCTCCCCCTTCCTCTCCCCCCTCGCCGCTGCCGCCCGCGCCGCGCCCCTCCCCCACCtggccgccgcctccgccctcctcctcctcctccccgcggccgccgccgccgccctcgcctgcgccggcgccggagcctgccgccggcgccgccgctgccgcaacCCGCGCTGCCTCGGCCTCAAGAAGGCGCTCGAGTTCGACGTCCAGCTCCAGACCGAGGAGTCGCTCCGCtcgggcggcggcgggggcggcggcggcggcggcggcgattcGGCATCTGCTGCTGTGTGGAGGGAGATCGATGCGTTGCCGTGGAAGGGCGGACAGGGCGGGAGCAACCCGGACTACGAGTGCCTCCGCGCGGAGCTCAGGAAGGTGGCGCCACCCAACGGCCGCGCCGTACTGCTCTTCCGCGCCCGGTGCGGGTGCCCCGTCACCAAGCTCGAGGCCTGGGGGACCAAGCGTGGCCGCCGACGTAAGAA